The sequence below is a genomic window from Natronorubrum halophilum.
CAACGACTATCGTGTTCCCCACTACGTATATCACACGTCCCTGAATAAGTATAATGTTCTATGATAACGTTTAACTCCCCACGATGTATCAGCACGACGGCGAGGACATCTTCGTCATCGACGGCCACGTTCACCTGTGGGACGCGACCGAGGAGAACATCATCCACGACGGCGGGGAACAGTTTATCCAGTGTTTCTACGATTATCACACGACGTTCACGCCAGCGGAGCGCCAGTGGAGCATGGACGAGTATCGGGAGTACGGCGCCGAGCGGATGATCGACGACCTGTTCTCGACCGCCGCCGTCGATATGGCAATCTTCCAGCCCACGTACCTCACCGACTTCTACGACGAGGGGTTCAACACGACCGAACAGAACGCCGAGTTGGCCGACGAGTATCCGGACCGGTTCGTCCTCAACGGCTCGTTCGATCCTCGAGACGCCGACCCGGGAATCGAGTACCTCGAGGAACTCCACGAGACGTACGACATCCCGGGCGTGAAACTCTACACCGCCGAGTGGCGCGGCGACTCGAAGGGGTGGCGACTCGACGACGAGGACGCGTTCCGCTTCCTAGAGAAGTGCGCCGATCTCGGTATCGACACCGTCCACGTCCACAAGGGGCCGACGATCCGGCCGCTGAACCGCGACGCCTTCGACGTGAAGGACGTCGATGACGCGGCCTCGTCGTTTCCCGATCTCAACTTCGTCGTCGAACACGTCGGTCTGCCTCGTCTCGACGACTTCTGCTGGATCGCCGCGCAGGAACCGAACGTCTACGGCGGGCTCGCGGTCGCCGCGCCGTTCGCCCAGAACCGGCCGGGTAAGTTCTCGGAGATCCTGTCCGAACTCCTCTGGTGGCTCGGCGAGGACCGCGTGCTCTTCGGTTCGGACTACGCGATCTGGAATCCCGACTGGCTCGTCGAGGCGGTTCTCGAAGCCGAACTCACTCAGGAGGATCGCACGGAGTACGGCGTCGAATGGGACGTCGAAACGAAAAAGAAGGTGATGGGCGAGAACGCCGCCGAACTCTACGATATCGACATCGAGGCAAAGCGACGGGCGTTTCGGGACGACCAGATCACCGACCGGTTCGATCTCGGAGAACACTACGCGGGTGAGGAATCCGCGACGGCGGACGACTGATGACCGCAGATCGTTCCGACGGCCCGACTCGAGCGGCCGTTCGCGATCGGCTGGATCGGGTCACCGATCCGGAACTCGACCGTTCGATCGTCGACCTCGAGTACATCGATGCGATCGAGATCGACGGCGAACGCGCCAGCGTCGCGTTCACGCTGCCGACGGCGTGGTGCTCGCCGGCGTTCGCCTGGATGATGGCGGTCGACGCTCGCGACGCAGTCGAATCGCTGCCGTCGATCGAGACGGCCTGGATTACGCTTTGCGAGCACATGCACGACGACGAGATCAATCGCGGCGTGAACGAACGACTGTCCTTCGGTGCGGCGTTTCCGGATGCTGACGGCGACATCGAGGCAGTTCGTGCGGAACTAGACGAGAAAGCGCGCGTTGCACGGCAGTACGACGCCGTCGAGACGCTACTGGACGCCGGACTCGGGGCGGGTGTCCTCGTCGAACTTCGGCCTCGGGATCTCGACGGTATCGACCTCGCTCGAGCCGTCGACGATCAGCCGACCGCCACCGAGGCGGAAGCCGATCCGGTCGACGGACTCTCCATCTACGTTCGCGATCGCTCGTTTGCCGTCACCGTCCCTGCGGAACCGATCGAACGCTACCTCGAGAAGGCTCGTGAGACAGGCCTCGTCTCGGAACCGGACGAGATCCTGTTCCGAACTCCCGAGGGCGACCCGATCGACGCCGAGTCGTTCGACCTCGTCCATCGGCGTGGACGACTCGCACGGGTCAATATGTCGAGCCAGGGCGGAATCTGCGACGGCCTTCGGGAATCCAGAGACGGTCGCCGCGAGGAAGCCGCGGACGACTGACGGGCGTGATGGATGGAGCCCGCCGCTACTTCTCGACGTTGAGCAGCGCGACGCGCTCGTGGACCAGCGCGGCGAGCGAGGCGTCGGTCGCCCCGCGTTCGGCGTCGGTGATCTCGAAGAACGCACACAGCGTCGCCTCGTTCTGGCGCTCGAGCGTCGGCCCGGTCGCAACGACGGCGTCCAGTTCCGCGAGTTCCTCGAGCGTAGCTGTCTCGGCGTCGTCTCGAACCCCCTCGTTTCCGGTGGAGACATCGGTAACAAGGATCACGGCCTGAGTTTCGCCCTCACTGACGCCCATCTCGAGGGCGCGATCGATCTGTCGGCGACCGGCGGCGTACAGCAGGATTTCGACGGCGCGGTCCCGAGCGACGTTCTCGCCGCGGGCGATGGCGCGGTCGGCCAGTTCGACGCTCCGCTCGAGGTGGGTGCGATCGGCGACGTATCGGGCATCGAACGCCTGGATCGTCGTCTCGTGGCGGTCGCCGATCTCGCCGATTCGGGCGACGAACGCGTCCAGATCGTCGATCGCGAGCGTACACTCGAGTACCCGCATCAGAAATCACCCAGACTCGCCTGACTGTCGTCGTCGTCCGCGTCCGCAGTCGACGGGTCGTCTCCACTGTTCGGCTTTCCCCCTCCGTCGGCGCTCGCCGCCGATTCGGTCGGTTCGACGCCGTCCATCGCCGGATCCTCTCGGCCGGCGTTCTCGAGGATGGTTTCTGCCGTCTTCTCGCCTTTGAGCACGCCGAGGACGACGCCCTTGTCGGCGGTGCGAAGGTCGGCCGGCTGCTCGATACCGGCCTCGTAGAGTCGCCGGGCGCGCTTGCGGCCGACGCCGCCGACCGATACCAGCTCGAGCAGTTCCTCGCCGACGCCGTGTTCGACGCGTGCGCGGGCTTCGCGGACGGCCACGGTCCACTCGCTGTCGATCTCCGCGGCCAGCGACTCGGCCGCGCCGAGGAGCCACTCGGCGGTGTCGGTTTTTCCCCGAAGATCGCCGGGACCGATCTTGTACCGACCGGTCAGCCGTTCCTCGTCGTCCTCGCTGGCCCAGTCCTCGAGCAGTTTGCCCGTCTTGAGCGCGGCCAGCCAGTCCTCGAAGCGTTCGTCCTCGAACTCGCTTGGCGTGTCGCCCAGCAGTTCGGCCTCTCGCTCGTAGTAGAGTCCGCCGTACGTCTCGTCCTCGCCCGAGCGCAAGTAGAGTTGGTACATGTCGGGCGTCCGCGAGACGAGCTGGTAGAGCCCGAGCGCAGTCGGGCGTTCGTCGGCGCGCTCTAACCCGTGGACGATCTCGGCGGCGCTCATGGGGTCGAGGTAGAGTCGGGAGACGGTGTGGCCGAGGCTGGTCGCCTCGAGTTCGGTGTCGCCCCGGGCGGCCTGTTGTTCGGCGAGGTCGGCCGCGGAGGTGAACGCGCCGGCGTCGGCGGCCGCGTCGCTCTCGCGCTCTCGCGATATCTCGCTCGAGCCGTCCGAGGCGCGTGGCGTCTCGCGCTCGATGAAGTCGTTCGATTCCAGATACTGCAGGACCGTCTCCGTTACGGTCTCGAGTCGCCCCGCTTCGCTCGACTGGCTCGCGTAGAGCGTCGCTTCGAGGAACTCGAGGAGACCGTCTTGCGTGCGCGCGAAGCCGGAGGCGATGGTCGCGAGCACATGGGTCCGCAGGGCGGGTTCGGCCGCCAGTTTCGAGCGGACGGGTTCGGGATCGGCCCAGACATAGCGGTCGAATAGCTCCTCGCTTTCCTCGTGGCTCTTGGCGAGCAACACGGCCTCGCCGTAGGGGTCGAGCCCGGGCCGGCCGGCCCGCCCCATCATCTGGTGGACTTCGAGAACGTCGAGCGGTGCCATCCCGCCCGCGCTCGGGTCGAATCGCCGCCAGTCGCGGACGATGACGCGTCGGGCCGGCGTATTGACGCCGGCGGCGAGCGTGGGGGTGGCCGAGATGACCTTCAACAGCCGGTCGCGAAAGGCGTCCTCGACGAGCGTTCGCTGCGTGCTCGAGAGCCCGGCGTGGTGGAACGCCGCGCCCTGTTCGACGCACGCGGCTAGGTCCGTGCTCGTCTCGGTGTCGCTGTCCTCGCGAATCTCGTCGGCGAGGGTCGCCAACTCGGCTCGCTCGTCGTCGGTGAGTTCGTTACTCGAGACCCCACCCAGCCGCCTCGCGGCGGCCTCGGCGTTTCGCCGGGAGTTGACGAAGACGAGCGAGGAACCCCCCTCCTGGAGGATGTCGCGGACGAGCGCGGCCTCCTGCTTTTCGCTGCCCTCGACGGGAACCTCCCGCGTCGAGCCGTCGTCGAAGTTCAGGGCGTTGCCGTAGTGGACGCCCATCTGAAGGTCGATCGGCCGCCAGTCGGTGTCGACGAGCGAGGCGTCGAGCCAGTCGGCGATTTCGTCGGCGTTCCCGACCGTTGCCGAGAGCGCGACGACCTGCATGCCCGGGTTGAGTTTCCGGAGTTTGGCGAGGGTCACCTCGAGCGTCGGCCCTCGATTCCGGTCGTCGATGAGGTGGACCTCGTCGCTGACGACGCAGGTGAGGTCCGAGAGCCAGTTGGCCCCGTTTCGCACGAGCGAGTCGACCTTCTCGCTGGTCGCGACGATAATATCCTTCGTGGCGAGCCACTCGCTGGTGCTCTCGTAGTTCCCCGTCGTGACGCCGGTCGTCGCGCCGAACTCCTCGTAGGCCTCGAACTCGGCCTTTTTCTCGCTGGCGAGCGCTCGCAGGGGGACGATGTAGAGCGCCTTTCCGCCGCGTTCGACCGCCGACAGCATCGAAAGCGCGGCGATCATGGTCTTTCCGCTGGCGGTGGGGACGGCGGCGACGAGGTTCTCCCCGTCGGTCGCGCCGCGCTCGACCGCCTCGGCCTGTGGCGGGTAGAGCTCCTCGATGCCCTCGTTCCGGAAGTGCTCGCGGGCACCGGCTGGGAGCCCCGACAGCTCCTCGATATTCATTACTCGTCCTTGGCGCGTCCCGCGGTTTAAAGTATCGTCTCGATGCGATCGGACGCGGAATTACGTCCGGATCTCTTCGAGCGCTTCGGTGACGCCGTCGGCTACTAACGCCCAGTCGGACTGCCTGACGTCGGTCGGCTGCTCGATCTGGATCGTCTGTCCGACCGTTGCGAGGTGATTGAGCACGTTCGCGGGATTCGCCCCGGTGTACTCCGTGGCGTCACGTTCAACTATCCTGACCGTTCGCTCGGGCAACTGCTCGGAGATGGCGTCCCTCATGATGGCCTTGTCTTCCGTGTCAGCAGTGCCGCCGACGAGGATTTCTCCATTCGAGTAGCCGTGAAAGGCGACGCCCCAGCCAAAGCGCTGATCGAGCAACGAGTCCAGTCCGGGGAACGACCGCCGATGGATTTCCGTGGAGTAACTGTGCCAGCGGGTAAACGCACCTCCGCCTTCGTTGAACCCCGAACAGATCCACCCCGTTCCATCGATCGCTTCGGCGACTCGAGTGGCCTGAAAGTCCGTCCCGTATTCGATGTAGCCCCCGTGCGGGGCGATCACGATTACGTCGTCGCCTTCGACGACGTATTCGACGTACTCGTCGTTCAGTTCTCCACCCTGTCGGGTATTGTAGCCCGGATGGACCGCCCGGGGACCGATCGTCGCTGTCGCTGACTCGCTCGCTCCGATCCGATCGAGACCGCTCGCCGTCAATCGAAGCGTATCGTCTTCGTGTTCCGAAGCGACGGTGTACACCGCGTTTTCGAACTCGCCGGCTTCACCGCTTCCCACCCTGATCTGCTGGCCGATCGTCAACTCGTCGGTGTTGGTCAACGTACACGGAACCGAACAGTACCTGCTCGGATCCGACCGCGCGCTCCAGTTCTCGTTGGCCTCCTCGAGCGTGACTCCCCAGTGATCGACGTCCTCACAGCTGTTCGCGTACACCTGTTGGCCGGTTCCGCTCGGTAGTTCGTCCTGCGAGCGAACGATCTGCGTCTGTGCGCCGGCCGCCAGAACGCCGGTCCCGACGATTCCGACACCGGCTGCGATGACTCGGCGTCGTGAATGGCCGCGTTCCGTCGTTCGTTCTGTTTGACATAATTCCTCTTCCATAACCGTAATTCCAACGCGATCCTAAACTCATTTTAATCTACTGGTACACGTGCGTTTTGTCCGTCTCGTCGCCCGCCGATCACTGGATTTGGTCCGGAAGCGGTATGTCTGAGACTCCCGAACCCTCGAGCATGAGAGTCGAGTTCGACGAAGACACGTGTATCGGAATGTACCAGTGTGTCGCCGAGTGGGACGCCTTCGAGAAGGACAAAGCGGCCGGGAAAGCGACCCTCGAGGGCAGCGAAGCGGTAGAGGACGGCATCTTCGCTCGCGAGATTCCCGAGGACGCGGAACTCGATGCGAAGTTCGCCGCCCGAACCTGTCCCGTCGACGCGATCAGGATCTACGACGACGACGGTGAGCAGTTGATTCCGTAACTGATCACCCGTCTGTACTCCCGGTTTTAGCGTCCGAGCGCCGCATCCACGAGTTCCGATTCGATCGTCCGAAGCACCGTTGACGCTGCGCTCTCCGAACAGTCCAGTTCGGCCGCGACCCGCTGCTGTTTTCGTTTTTCGTGGCTGGGAAAACGAAGGACCGAACGCCGTCGGACTGCCGGCGTCAGCTGATTTTGTCGTACTGCTCGGAGAGTTTTTCGGCGGCCTCGCCGAGTTGGTTGCGCTCGAATTCGGTGAGATCCCACTCGACGACCTCCTCGACGCCATTGGAACCGAGCTTGGCGGGGACGCCGAAGGCGGTTTCCTCGTGGCCGTACTCGCCCTCGAGCGTCACGCTCGCGGGGAGCACTTCGCCGGTGTCGCGCAGGACGGCTTCGACCATGTGGCCGACGCCGGTGGCCGGCCCCCACTCCGTGGCCCCTTTCTTCTCGATGACGTTCATCGCCGAGGTCTGCAGCTCCTCGAGCAGTTCGTCTTTCTCCTCGTCGCTGAACTCGAGGTCCCGGCCGTTGACGCGGACCTTCGAGAACACGGGGACCTGGGCGTCGCCGTGTTCCCCCAGGATGGTCGCGTCGACGTTCTGGACGGGGACGTCGTAGCGCTGGGAGATGACGTAGCGGAACCGAGCGGAGTCGAGTCGACCACCGAAGCCGATGACCTGCTCGCGTGCGCGGTCACCCGTTTCGTAGAGGTGACGGTTGAGCAGGTCGACCGGGTTCGACGTCGTCACGGTGATGAAGTCGTCGTTGTACTCGGCGATCGAGGAGCCGATATCCTCCATGATCGGCGCGTTGTCGCCCGCGAGGTCGATGCGGGTCTGGCCCGGCTGGCGCGGAATGCCGGCCGTGATGACGACGACGTCCGACCCTTCGGTCGCCTCGTAGCCGCCCTGTCGGATCGTCGTGTTCGAGTCGTAGGCTGCGCCGTGGTTGGTGTCTGCAGCCTGTCCGATCGTGTCGTCTTCCTTGTCCGGAATGTCGACGAGCACGAGTTCGTCCGCGATGTCCCGAAGCGCGATGTTGTAGCCTGCGGCGGCCCCGACGGTCCCGGCCGCGCCGACCACGCTAACTTTCGTCATACCGCGTAATGCTTCGCCATCCCACGCGTTAAATCCGTCGGAACCTACACTCTCGAACGATCCGACGAGATATCTTTCGACAGCTGCCGAAGACAGTCACGGCACTCGAGCGGTCCGTCTGAACCCGCACTCTCACCGGGCGGCCGTGGAGACCGAACCGGTCATTATCGTGCTCACCAGTTGCTCGTGTATGCGTGTCAGCGTTATCGGCGGCGGTGCGATCTCCGACGAGCAGGCGACTCGAGCCGAAGCCGTCGGTCGAGAACTCGGCGCTCGCGGCCACACGGTCGTCTGCGGCGGCCGCGGCGGGACGATGGAAGCCGTCTGTCGCGGTGCGAAGGCGGAGGATGGAACGACGCTCGGGATCCTTCCCGGCGAACGCCCCGAGGACGCAAACGAGTACGTCGACCACGCCATCGCAACCGGTCTCGGTCACGCGCGCAACGCGCTCGTCCCGATGAACGGCGACGCGGTCATCGCGCTCACCGGCGGCGTCGGCACGCTCTCCGAGATCGGGTTCGCCGGCATCTACGACCGGCCCGTCGTCGGGCTCGAGACGCACGACGTCTCCGATCTCGGGATCGATCTCGAGACGGTCGACACCCCCGAAGCGGCCGTCGACGCGGTCGAGGCGGCGCTCGAGCGCTCGGACTGAACGCGACCGTCGCGGTCGCTCGGAGGACACCGAACCGATTTCGAGGAATTGCGGCTCGCCGCGAACGGACTGTCTCGACAACTCGAGGGGAGCACTCCGCCGGTCCGTTTTCGAGCCTCGATTCTTCGTAGCCTTTTCGACGGTCCATCGCATCTAGCCGGGTATGAGCGACTTCGACAAGGAAGCCGAACGCGAGAAGCTTCGGGAGAAGTACGAGCGCGACCGGGAAGAGCGACGAACGACCCAGCGCATGAGCGATCTGTTGCTCAAGGGTGCGACGATGACGAACGCCCACTGCGGGACCTGTGGCGACCCGCTCTTCCAGCAGGACGACACCACGTTCTGTCCGAGCTGTCACGGCAACCCCGACGCCGTTCGCGGAACCGATCTCGAGGCCCAGCCGGCCGCGGAGTCGGCCGACGAGGCGGACTCCGAGACGGCGTCCGAACGCACCGCGGATCGCGAACCGTCGAGTCGAACCGCCGAGACCGAGTCCGCGGCGACCGATGGCAGCAGCGCCGACGCTGCAAAACCGGACCGTCAACGGAGCCAACCGTCCGACGCGGATACTGCGGACGACCCACAGCGCTCGAGCACGGACACGGCGGCAGCGTCCCCGTCGCGTGCTGTCGAACCGTCGCCCGGCCAGTCACCGCCACAGACCGACTCCGCTGGCCGCGACATCGCTCGCCGGTCGGCCGCTGACGATCGCCGTCGCGCATCGTCCTCGCAGCCTGCAGACGGCGACCTCGAGGCTTCCCGCGCCTCGCTCCGGCAGGCCCTGAAGAAGTTCGCGAGCAAAGCCGCTGCGACGGACGACCCGCGCTACGCGAAAGACTGTCTCGAGGCCGCTCGCGAGGCGAGCGAGACGCTCGAGACGCTGCGCTGAGTCCGCGACGACGCGATAATTTCTCTCGTTCCCGTTGTGAGGCCGCGCTCGAGGTCGTCGTCGAAGATCGGCTCGATTCCACGTGTTACTGCGCACTCGACCCGGACGACCGGTTCGGTTTCGATTCGACAGCAGCCCCGCGTGACGCTGCTCACTGGAATCCGTTCCAAACGACAGTCCGATCCGGTCATGTCTCTTCGAGTGAACGGTGTCCGTTTATGTCGATCCACGTGTACAGATATAAATAAGACGAGAGATATTACAATTTCTAGAAGAACGAGGTAGATACCATATATGGCATTAGCACCTGTTGTGATCGTGACCGCCCTCGCCGTCTGTACCGGACTGACGATGACGTGTGCTCTCTGTGTCCAGCCCCGACAGTTTCGACGAACCATCGGTGAACTCGATCGTCGACTTCTGGATGTCGCGCCTTATCTCGGCGCTGCGGCGCTGTTCTTCCTGCTGAAGCGAGCAACGCATAAGTACAGTCTGGAGATCTCGTATGCGCTTGACTGGGACATTACCGACGAACTCTACGCCGTCGAAGGCGAGTTCGTCGCCTACCTTCAGGACATCGTTCCCGAGGCTACGATAGGTTTCTTCTCGGCGATGTACATGTTCGGGTTCCCGTTCCTCCTGGTGACCGCACCGATCCTCTATTTCCTGTGGTCGTCCCAGCGCCACCTCAAGGAGTTGCTCATCGCGTACCTCTTCAATTACCTGCTCGGTTCGATCTGTTACACGTTGTTTATCGCGTACGGACCCCGCAACCACCTGTCGACCGTCGATGGCTTGATGTACTCCTTCTATCCGGAGACCCAGGAACTCACGTCGGCGGTCTCTGCGAACACGGACGTGTTCCCGTCGCTTCACACGTCGCTGTCGATCGTCGTCTTGCTGTTTGCCTGGCGGTCGCGCCGGGAGTCCCCACGGTGGTTCCCGATTGCATCGTTCGTGGTCACCTGTGTCGTCTTCTCGACGATGTACCTCGGCATTCACTGGTTACTCGATGTCGTGGCAGGCGTCGCACTCGGGGTCGGATCCGTCCTCGCGGCCGAACGGGTCGTCGCCCGCGTGGAAGGCGATGCTGACCGGGTTTCCGTTCCCGACGAGCACGAGGACGGAATTACGTCGGACGTCGGCGACTGAGTCGTATCTGCCGATCTTGTACCCGTGTGGTTGCTTCGGTACCTTCCTGACTCCGCCCGACCGACCCCGTTCCGACGCTAGCACGGTTTTTGTTCCCGATCCGTGACTTCAGCGAGCGGGTCGATCGTCTCGTCTCCACCTTCGGTATGGCGTTGCGACGGCCGTGTCGTACCGTCGCGCTATCCGTTGCTCCCGCGCTCGTACGTATCAATAGCACAAAACTTATACCTGGTTCATTCACATCTTCTCTCATGTTCCCCGCCGAGAAGTGACGTGAACCGATCGGGAGGGCGGCTCCCTGCGGCAGTCACACGGCCTGGCTAGGGATGACCCGAGAACCATGGGCGGAGAGCTAAAACCGACACGAGGCCAATCGGATGCCGAGACCGTTCGGTCTCTCGAAGCCCGACTCGAGTCGGTACGCGGAAGGGTTCGGTCGCGCTTCGAGATCGATACGCGCGCCCTCGCCACGCTCCGTATCGCACTCGGTCTGATCCTCTTCGTCGATCTGCTCCATCGGGCACGGCATATCGGGTACTTCTACACCGATGACGGCGTCTATCCGGTTGCCGTATACGAAGCGACGTCTATCCTCTACGACGGTCATTCGATTCACGGTCTCTCCGGCGAGCTGTGGTTTCAGCAGTTGTTGTTCGCGGTCGCCGCGGTGTTTGCGGTCGCGCTGATGCTGGGATATCGAACGCGGCTGGTCGCGTTCGTCTCGCTGTTGTTGCTGGTGTCGTTACAGGTGCGAAACCCGCTGGTCCTCAACGGTGCAGACCGGTTGCTCCGAGTCCTCCTGTTGGTTTCGATCCTGGTTCCGCTCGGGGAACGATGGTCGATCGACGCACTCCGTCGTGGCACGGTGCGGACTACCGTGGTCGGGTTTACGACCGCCGCCATGCTCGTTCAACCGGTCGCTGTCCTGACCCAGAACGCGGTTCTCAAACACGGCGGGGAGACCTGGTACGCCGGCGACGCGCTCGGAATCGCCCTTGCGAACGACGTGATGACGATCCACCTCGGCAACCACCTCGGCAATTACCCAGCGCTCCTGGAGCTTCTCAACTGGATCTGGGTGACCTTACTGGCCGGTTCGGTCGTGTTTCTCCTGATGACCACCGGGCGGGTGCGAGCGGTCTTCGCCCTCGCGTACATCGGTGCGTTCCTCGGAATGCTACCGACGATGGCCGTCGGGCTGTTTCCACTCGTTTTGATCGCAGCGGTCCTTCCGTTCCTCACGACTCCCTTTTGGGACGCGGCCGCGTCGCTGTTCCCGTCTCACCGATGGAGCAACCGACTCCCGACTGCAGCACACCTCGGCCCGATCGGCCGGCCGCCCGTAGAACGGCGCGTGCTCGAGGCCCTTCGTCGTCGGGGTCACGAATCGGGTACCTCGTTCGTTGTCGCGTACGGCCGGTCGCTGAAGACCATCGTCGGTATCATCTTTCTCGTCTGGATCCTGCTATTTAGTGCGAGTCACGCCACCGGGATGGCCGTCCCGGACGAGATCGAATCGAACTTCCCCGACGAACAACGATGGGGGCTGTACACTCCCGATCCGTCCGAGTCGTACAGCTGGTACGTCGTCGAAGCGGAGATGGAAGACGGATCGACCCTCGACGTCTTCACCGGCGGCGATGTCGTACACGATCGACCGCCGGACGCCGCACAGGAGTACGAGACGTTCCGCCACCGGAAGTACATGGAGTCGGTCCACAGCTCCGCGAGCAACGATCCGAACGGGATGATCTCCGAAGAGTACACCGACTGGCTCTGCGAGACGGCGACGGACGAACACGGCGACGAGGTCGAGAAGATAACGGTCTATCGACACATCCAACAGAGCCCGGTCGACGGTGAGTACGAGGAACCGAATTATTTCACGCTCATCGACCAGAAGTGTTGAGCGGCCTAACGGAGGGCGTCGAGTCGACACTACCGTCCGGCTGAACGACTCACTTCGAGCCCGTATACTCGTTCCCGATAACCTCCCGCATTCGCTCGGCCGTTACCTTCCCGACGCCGTCTGCGTCCTGTAGCTCCTCTTCGGTCGCGATCATCACCGCCTCGACGGTCCCGAACTCTTCGAGCAGCGATCTCGCGGTGACGGGGCCGATTTCGGCGATGGAGGAGACGACGTACTCCTGTTGTTCGGCGATCGTTTTGGACTGCTTTTCGCCGTGGACCGACACCTCCCGGTCGGCGGTTTCTTGCTCGCGGCCCGCGATCACCGCGAGCAGTTCCGTCGTGTCGTCCTCGCTCTCGGTTCGCAGAATGCTCGCGCCGAAATCGACGGCCAGACTCGAGAGCGCGCCGCGAATCGCGTTCG
It includes:
- the cgi121 gene encoding KEOPS complex subunit Cgi121, with protein sequence MRVLECTLAIDDLDAFVARIGEIGDRHETTIQAFDARYVADRTHLERSVELADRAIARGENVARDRAVEILLYAAGRRQIDRALEMGVSEGETQAVILVTDVSTGNEGVRDDAETATLEELAELDAVVATGPTLERQNEATLCAFFEITDAERGATDASLAALVHERVALLNVEK
- a CDS encoding TIGR00725 family protein, with product MRVSVIGGGAISDEQATRAEAVGRELGARGHTVVCGGRGGTMEAVCRGAKAEDGTTLGILPGERPEDANEYVDHAIATGLGHARNALVPMNGDAVIALTGGVGTLSEIGFAGIYDRPVVGLETHDVSDLGIDLETVDTPEAAVDAVEAALERSD
- a CDS encoding ferredoxin, whose protein sequence is MRVEFDEDTCIGMYQCVAEWDAFEKDKAAGKATLEGSEAVEDGIFAREIPEDAELDAKFAARTCPVDAIRIYDDDGEQLIP
- a CDS encoding amidohydrolase family protein gives rise to the protein MYQHDGEDIFVIDGHVHLWDATEENIIHDGGEQFIQCFYDYHTTFTPAERQWSMDEYREYGAERMIDDLFSTAAVDMAIFQPTYLTDFYDEGFNTTEQNAELADEYPDRFVLNGSFDPRDADPGIEYLEELHETYDIPGVKLYTAEWRGDSKGWRLDDEDAFRFLEKCADLGIDTVHVHKGPTIRPLNRDAFDVKDVDDAASSFPDLNFVVEHVGLPRLDDFCWIAAQEPNVYGGLAVAAPFAQNRPGKFSEILSELLWWLGEDRVLFGSDYAIWNPDWLVEAVLEAELTQEDRTEYGVEWDVETKKKVMGENAAELYDIDIEAKRRAFRDDQITDRFDLGEHYAGEESATADD
- a CDS encoding ATP-dependent DNA helicase, translating into MNIEELSGLPAGAREHFRNEGIEELYPPQAEAVERGATDGENLVAAVPTASGKTMIAALSMLSAVERGGKALYIVPLRALASEKKAEFEAYEEFGATTGVTTGNYESTSEWLATKDIIVATSEKVDSLVRNGANWLSDLTCVVSDEVHLIDDRNRGPTLEVTLAKLRKLNPGMQVVALSATVGNADEIADWLDASLVDTDWRPIDLQMGVHYGNALNFDDGSTREVPVEGSEKQEAALVRDILQEGGSSLVFVNSRRNAEAAARRLGGVSSNELTDDERAELATLADEIREDSDTETSTDLAACVEQGAAFHHAGLSSTQRTLVEDAFRDRLLKVISATPTLAAGVNTPARRVIVRDWRRFDPSAGGMAPLDVLEVHQMMGRAGRPGLDPYGEAVLLAKSHEESEELFDRYVWADPEPVRSKLAAEPALRTHVLATIASGFARTQDGLLEFLEATLYASQSSEAGRLETVTETVLQYLESNDFIERETPRASDGSSEISRERESDAAADAGAFTSAADLAEQQAARGDTELEATSLGHTVSRLYLDPMSAAEIVHGLERADERPTALGLYQLVSRTPDMYQLYLRSGEDETYGGLYYEREAELLGDTPSEFEDERFEDWLAALKTGKLLEDWASEDDEERLTGRYKIGPGDLRGKTDTAEWLLGAAESLAAEIDSEWTVAVREARARVEHGVGEELLELVSVGGVGRKRARRLYEAGIEQPADLRTADKGVVLGVLKGEKTAETILENAGREDPAMDGVEPTESAASADGGGKPNSGDDPSTADADDDDSQASLGDF
- the mdh gene encoding malate dehydrogenase, which codes for MTKVSVVGAAGTVGAAAGYNIALRDIADELVLVDIPDKEDDTIGQAADTNHGAAYDSNTTIRQGGYEATEGSDVVVITAGIPRQPGQTRIDLAGDNAPIMEDIGSSIAEYNDDFITVTTSNPVDLLNRHLYETGDRAREQVIGFGGRLDSARFRYVISQRYDVPVQNVDATILGEHGDAQVPVFSKVRVNGRDLEFSDEEKDELLEELQTSAMNVIEKKGATEWGPATGVGHMVEAVLRDTGEVLPASVTLEGEYGHEETAFGVPAKLGSNGVEEVVEWDLTEFERNQLGEAAEKLSEQYDKIS
- a CDS encoding iron-sulfur cluster assembly protein, with the translated sequence MTADRSDGPTRAAVRDRLDRVTDPELDRSIVDLEYIDAIEIDGERASVAFTLPTAWCSPAFAWMMAVDARDAVESLPSIETAWITLCEHMHDDEINRGVNERLSFGAAFPDADGDIEAVRAELDEKARVARQYDAVETLLDAGLGAGVLVELRPRDLDGIDLARAVDDQPTATEAEADPVDGLSIYVRDRSFAVTVPAEPIERYLEKARETGLVSEPDEILFRTPEGDPIDAESFDLVHRRGRLARVNMSSQGGICDGLRESRDGRREEAADD
- a CDS encoding poly-gamma-glutamate hydrolase family protein produces the protein MEEELCQTERTTERGHSRRRVIAAGVGIVGTGVLAAGAQTQIVRSQDELPSGTGQQVYANSCEDVDHWGVTLEEANENWSARSDPSRYCSVPCTLTNTDELTIGQQIRVGSGEAGEFENAVYTVASEHEDDTLRLTASGLDRIGASESATATIGPRAVHPGYNTRQGGELNDEYVEYVVEGDDVIVIAPHGGYIEYGTDFQATRVAEAIDGTGWICSGFNEGGGAFTRWHSYSTEIHRRSFPGLDSLLDQRFGWGVAFHGYSNGEILVGGTADTEDKAIMRDAISEQLPERTVRIVERDATEYTGANPANVLNHLATVGQTIQIEQPTDVRQSDWALVADGVTEALEEIRT
- a CDS encoding Sjogren's syndrome/scleroderma autoantigen 1 family protein, giving the protein MSDFDKEAEREKLREKYERDREERRTTQRMSDLLLKGATMTNAHCGTCGDPLFQQDDTTFCPSCHGNPDAVRGTDLEAQPAAESADEADSETASERTADREPSSRTAETESAATDGSSADAAKPDRQRSQPSDADTADDPQRSSTDTAAASPSRAVEPSPGQSPPQTDSAGRDIARRSAADDRRRASSSQPADGDLEASRASLRQALKKFASKAAATDDPRYAKDCLEAAREASETLETLR